One Lycium barbarum isolate Lr01 chromosome 5, ASM1917538v2, whole genome shotgun sequence genomic window carries:
- the LOC132641036 gene encoding uncharacterized protein LOC132641036 → MQPFSVFLETSLTKNTKTDNSEDMYMTNNKVTKGALLPEQVDTEDEAPLSKWILPKKSRLPLGEDTLDKYICWWCGEIIFQLLVMVKLLEAHPLRRLFLIFLCTRF, encoded by the exons ATGCAACCTTTCTCTGTTTTTCTTGAAACATCTCTAACTAAGAATACCAAGACTGACAACTCGGAAGATATGTACATGACAAATAACAAAGTGACAAAAG GCGCTCTTTTGCCAGAACAAGTAGATACAGAAGATGAGGCACCGCTTTCTAAGTGGATTCTACCTAAGAAGTCAAGACTGCCGCTAGGTGAAGATACACTTGACAAATATATTTGCTGGTGGTGTGGAGAAATCATCTTCCAG TTGTTAGTCATGGTGAAGCTGTTAGAAGCTCATCCCCTGAGACGACTATTTCTCATATTCTTGTGCACCAG GTTCTGA